Genomic segment of Anaerotignum faecicola:
CTCCAATCACTTCATCGCGGCAGTATTCATTAAAGATTTCGTGGAAAAGACCGCCGTATATTTTCATCTGTTTATCTTTGGACGGCGCTTCCGCAAAGAAATCGTAAGTATCTTTTACGCTTACAAGTCCGTCTTTTTCTCCGTGAAGCATAAGCACCGGATAGGTAAAGTCCCGGATAGCTCCACTAAACCAGTCGAGTCCCCCGCAGAGCGCGTAGCAAAGACCCGTTGTGAAGGTTTTAGTATTATAGG
This window contains:
- a CDS encoding lysophospholipase; translation: YPDKKLRGLITSGALTKDNGGLITGFPKDLDPHTLLPNELGAGVCSVAEVVDWYGKDPYNTKTFTTGLCYALCGGLDWFSGAIRDFTYPVLMLHGEKDGLVSVKDTYDFFAEAPSKDKQMKIYGGLFHEIFNEYCRDEVIG